Proteins found in one Quercus robur chromosome 2, dhQueRobu3.1, whole genome shotgun sequence genomic segment:
- the LOC126698504 gene encoding uncharacterized protein LOC126698504, with protein sequence MDGSDDEQVPKQPEFNAKSDMRNVVLKKEMKFPNAKVFRVALREYAIKKPIDIKFKFNERTKISVHCKNECGSTCYASQISGELTFQIKTLTDDYTYPKSFKNSQATSAYVAKWSKRKAKDLINGDEQLQYGVLRDYAQMINIEDKGSRVILQTKMTDETSQPKFKRMYVRFNAQKVGFLGGCRSFFGLDGFHIKHVFGGQILSATAKDANDNIFPIVMAVVEQENKESWIWFLEIFADDIGRPKEFQLVFISDSQKVCKFCSVILE encoded by the exons ATGGATGGGTCTGATGATGAGCAGGTACCTAAGCAGCCAGAGTTTAATGCTAAGAGTGACATGAGAAATGTTGTACTAAAGAAGGAGATGAAGTTTCCTAATGCAAAGGTGTTCAGAGTTGCTTTGAGGGAGTATGCAATTAAAAAACCTATTGACATCAAATTCAAGTTTAATGAGAGGACCAAGATATCAGTTCACTGTAAGAATGAGTGTGGGTCGACATGTTATGCATCTCAAATAAGTGGAGAGCTAACTTTTCAGATTAAGACCTTGACTGATGACTATACTTACCCTAAGTCTTTTAAAAATAGTCAAGCAACATCAGCTTATGTTGCTAAGTG GTCAAAGAGAAAGGCAAAAGATTTGATCAATGGAGATGAGCAACTGCAATATGGAGTCCTTAGGGACTATGCACAAATGATAAACATTGAAGACAAGGGAAGTAGGGTTATACTACAGACAAAAATGACTGATGAGACTTCCCAGCCAAAATTTAAGAGGATGTATGTTAGGTTCAACGCTCAGAAGGTAGGATTTTTAGGTGGATGCAGGTCATTTTTTGGTTTAGATGGTTTTCACATAAAGCACGTATTTGGAGGGCAAATCTTATCTGCCACTGCCAAGGATGCAAATGACAACATTTTTCCAATAGTCATGGCTGTTGTGGAACAAGAAAACAAGGAGTcttggatatggtttttggaaatttttgctgATGATATAGGAAGGCCAAAGGAGTTTCAGTTGGTCTTCATTTCTGATAGCCAAAAAGTATGCAAGTTTTGTTCAGTTATACTTGAATAG
- the LOC126698511 gene encoding uncharacterized protein LOC126698511: MEYKYYVKHIYNNFKADHKGLELKDALWRYAATTIVREFERCMQYIKDLDEKAYEYLANIAPTQWTMSHFISKALTDCLVNNLSESFNSMILKSKDKPILAMLEWIRVRPMTKLYTKREGIKKYAGNLCPSIQDKLKKLKVESKSFSATPAGSFLYEVASQYERHVVNLVKKTCNCRYWDLNGIPCKHAIITIYTNIETPEAYTHPCNHKETYMEIYKEILSPMPGQSEWAEIG, encoded by the coding sequence ATGGAGTATAAATACTATGTGAAACACatctacaacaatttcaaagCAGATCACAAGGGATTGGAGCTGAAAGATGCACTATGGAGGTATGCTGCTACCACAATAGTAAGGGAGTTTGAGAGATGCATGCAGTATATAAAGGATTTGGATGAGAAGGCATATGAGTATCTTGCAAACATTGCACCTACACAGTGGACAATGTCACACTTCATTTCTAAGGCCTTAACAGATTGTTTGGTAAATAATTTGAGTGAGTCTTTTAACTCAATGATATTGAAGTCTAAGGACAAGCCTATCTTGGCAATGTTGGAGTGGATTAGGGTTAGACCTATGACTAAGCTTTACACAAAAAGAGAAGGGATAAAAAAGTATGCTGGAAATTTGTGTCCAAGCATACAAGataaattgaagaaattgaagGTTGAAAGCAAGTCATTTAGTGCTACACCAGCTGGCAGTTTCCTTTATGAGGTAGCTAGTCAATATGAGAGGCATGTAGTTAATCTTGTCAAGAAGACATGCAACTGTAGGTATTGGGATTTAAATGGCATTCCATGCAAACATGCCATAATAACCATTTATACAAACATTGAGACACCAGAAGCCTACACCCACCCATGCAACCACAAAGAAACTTACATGGAGATATACAAGGAGATACTTTCTCCCATGCCTGGCCAGTCAGAATGGGCTGAGATTGGATAG
- the LOC126713570 gene encoding ras-related protein Rab7 yields the protein MSVRRRTLLKVIVLGDSGVGKTSLMNQYVHKKFSQQYKATIGADFVTKELQIDDRLVTLQIWDTAGQERFQSLGVAFYRGADCCVLAYDVNVMKSFDTLDNWHEEFLKQANPPNPRTFPFILLGNKIDVDGGNSRVVSEKKAKEWCASKGNIPYFETSAKEDYNVDAAFLCIAKTALANEREQDIYFQGIPEAVSESEPRGGCAC from the exons ATGTCAGTGCGTAGGCGTACCTTGCTCAAGGTCATCGTTCTCGGCGACAGTGG GGTCGGCAAGACTTCGTTGATGAATCA ATATGTGCATAAGAAGTTTAGTCAGCAGTATAAAGCTACAATTGGTGCCGATTTCGTCACGAAAGAGCTCCAAATTGATGACAGGCTCGTCACTCTACAA ATATGGGACACCGCAGGCCAAGAGCGGTTTCAAAGTCTTGGAGTTGCGTTTTATAGAGGCGCAGATTGCTGTGTTCTAGCTTATGACGTTAACGTCATGAAGTCGTTTGATACTCTTGATAATTGGCATGAGGAGTTTCTTAAACAG GCAAATCCACCTAACCCAAGGACATTTCCGTTTATATTGCTTGGAAACAAGATTGATGTTGATGGTGGGAATAGTCGAGTG GTTTCTGAGAAGAAAGCAAAGGAGTGGTGTGCTTCAAAAGGCAACATCCCTTACTTTGAGACATCAGCAAAAGAGGATTATAATGTTGACGCTGCATTCTTATGTATTGCCAAGACTGCTCTAGCCAATGAGCGTGAACAGGACAT ATATTTCCAAGGAATCCCTGAGGCTGTTTCAGAGTCCGAGCCAAGGGGTGGTTGTGCATGCTGA